The following are from one region of the Chloracidobacterium sp. genome:
- a CDS encoding GNAT family N-acetyltransferase — translation MIETARLQFRRFTLDDLPLLIEQRSDPEVNKYLGGVRLQNPTALATRIRFYIGCYESHGVGMCAMIWKETGEIIGSAGLQPLEGTDEIEVGYSMVKPFWGRGIGTEAARGWLEYGFGTMGLDRIVAVAQLENSASRRIMEKLGMQHEKTEDHYGAACAFYVISKADFERSSG, via the coding sequence ATGATAGAGACAGCAAGGCTTCAATTTCGAAGGTTCACCCTTGACGACTTGCCATTATTGATCGAACAGCGCTCGGACCCCGAGGTGAACAAGTACCTCGGCGGGGTGCGACTTCAAAACCCGACGGCCCTGGCAACGCGGATCAGGTTCTACATCGGTTGTTACGAAAGCCACGGCGTCGGTATGTGTGCGATGATCTGGAAGGAAACGGGCGAGATAATAGGATCGGCAGGCCTACAACCGCTTGAGGGAACCGACGAGATCGAGGTCGGGTACAGTATGGTAAAGCCGTTTTGGGGCCGCGGCATCGGGACCGAGGCGGCACGCGGCTGGCTGGAATACGGTTTCGGTACTATGGGTCTCGACCGGATCGTTGCCGTTGCACAGCTTGAAAATTCTGCTTCGAGACGCATAATGGAAAAGCTGGGAATGCAGCACGAGAAGACCGAAGACCACTACGGAGCGGCGTGCGCTTTCTATGTGATCTCTAAGGCAGATTTTGAAAGGAGTTCCGGATGA